A DNA window from Hordeum vulgare subsp. vulgare chromosome 1H, MorexV3_pseudomolecules_assembly, whole genome shotgun sequence contains the following coding sequences:
- the LOC123407786 gene encoding uncharacterized protein LOC123407786, with translation MATATATAGELPGRTSSRVRFLWEQEQAAMCRNRTIGRCSLGLHLPGAAQAACAPPPPPARGARGGAAAVPICVHTQAFAAGMRLPLHPFFSDALAHYGIAPSQLAPNGWRVLAGFAVLCHFRGAGAPSLPVFRHFFALSPLPNGKGWFSFRSRESVPALFTGLPTSVKGWKEEFLLVSPPPGAPWRCPLRWGSPTKEATSDPMLTGSDAAVARRLSQGQGVVDLKTYLSESNLVAAKISRAPSCLRTGASQGAPPPTATGKKRKVAAAAGGGGDELRSELRAKEMALSKAKGEISQLKKELGDAKKRELAEAQQALAYAAQVLKPEGGGKGPGAGKRRRGAQ, from the exons ATGGCTACGGCTACGGCTACGGCGGGGGAGTTGCCGGGGAGGACGTCAAGCCGCGTCCGGTTCCTTTGGGAGCAGGAGCAGGCCGCCATGTGCAGGAACAGGACGATCGGGCGGTGCTCTCTTGGCCTGCACCTCCCCGGCGCCGCCCAGGCAGCGTGCGCCCCGCCCCCTCCCCCCGCTCGCGGAGCCCGAGGCGGCGCCGCCGCGGTGCCGATCTGCGTGCACACGCAGGCGTTCGCCGCGGGCATGCGCCTGCCGCTGCACCCCTTCTTCAGCGACGCGCTCGCGCACTACGGCATCGCGCCGTCGCAGCTCGCGCCCAACGGGTGGCGCGTCCTGGCCGGCTTCGCGGTGCTCTGCCACTTCCGCGGCGCCGGCGCGCCCTCCCTGCCGGTGTTCCGCCACTTCTTCGCCCTCTCGCCGCTCCCCAATGGGAAGGGCTGGTTCTCCTTCCGCTCCAGGGAGAGCGTCCCGGCGCTCTTCACTGGGCTCCCCACGTCCGTCAAGGGGTGGAAGGAGGAGTTCCTGCTCGTGTCGCCTCCGCCCGGCGCGCCGTGGCGGTGTCCCTTGCGGTGGGGCTCCCCGACGAAAGAGGCGACGAGCGACCCCATGCTCACCGGGAGCGATGCGGCCGTGGCGCGCCGGCTGTCGCAGGGGCAGGGCGTCGTCGACCTTAAGACGTACCTGTCCGAGAGCAACCTCGTCGCCGCCAAGATTAGCCGCGCCCCGTCGTGTCTCC GGACGGGAGCTTCCCAAGGTGCGCCGCCGCCCACAGCCACAGGGAAGAAGAGAAAGGTGGCTGCTGCTGCTGGCGGTGGCGGCGACGAGCTTCGTTCAGAGCTGCGCGCAAAGGAGATGGCTCTGTCCAAGGCCAAGGGCGAGATCAGCCAGCTGAAGAAGGAGCTGGGCGATGCCAAGAAGAGGGAGCTTGCCGAGGCGCAGCAGGCACTGGCCTACGCGGCGCAGGTGCTCAAGCCCGAAGGCGGCGGCAAGGGCCCTGGGGCCGGCAAGCGGCGGCGTGGCGCCCAGTGA